One stretch of Candida orthopsilosis Co 90-125, chromosome 3 draft sequence DNA includes these proteins:
- a CDS encoding Sec7 guanine nucleotide exchange factor (GEF) encodes MTEKQEGTGNGFKEKPIDRKESNQIASDPREEDTNREIGDGTRETESTENGTSKNQQNDTLRGEKTNSVAASDETPNDNESTRNDNNLETNNVNVTIVQSTPVGTAASSPIVSQSPANANHRRQTSVLSFASSATVDNSQIFKKSFDSILESKEAKKNEQLRASIQRALDYLNRTEEKEPYVIFNALKACCDTNSIELKSKAVDLFAKLFDYTQFDDTLEKKKLTDDSVNVISSCFEGEGTDPELELQVVRALMHSILLMPCHGASLLQAVRQIYNVFIFSLTARNQAIAQGILTQVIGAIFSRVEESRKSRSQSTNASKLNFESIENVNLPDDKEEERLTLSQLERINDSLNDNDRVNEANSATEDDQDLEVKDAFLVFRAMCKLSIKTLDSTTIDMKSHSVRSKLLSLHIIHTILKEHIEIFLSHDVVILSPNANEKVRLINAVRQYINLALSKNAASDLAPVFELSLEIFWIIISNLRSEFKREIPVFWDEIYFPVAEMKTSSPHQKRYLLAIIERICNDSRCIIEFYLNYDCDSNMPNMCEKIIDYLTKLSLQRVEVTPQQKLAFRENRRNGIAVYDVGKVANLTSSTMSSKPPEPTVYSLFPLEYALKMTSISCSVAFLRSLHSWAQKGMSNSNKLSIMEQGSDSYLSLNRNRSDSNNTSSNVTRNTSFVNGDDLNKTETDKIEQFENQKQRKKILLEGIKQFNQKAKKGIRYFIDKGFIKSDSPEDIARFLLETDGLDKATIGEYLGEGDDKNISIMHAFVDQMDFENAEFVDAMRRFLQSFRLPGEAQKIDRFLLKFAERYVKGNPRIFANADTAYVLGYSVIMLNTDLHSPQIKNRMNLDNFVMNNSGIDDGKDLPRDLLQRIYDEILNNEIKLQSEQHAALIAGDIQIAPSSQSIGFFGGRDLAREAYMFASKEMSTKTEKLMKSLGKKAKVDDQDVMFYAATSVLHVKSIFDTLWMSILAGLTPPFKEYDDDVVTKACLEGIKLSIRIACMFDLDYARASFIGALVQFQNLSNFEEMKQKNVDAIYIMLDLAVSEGDHLGAAWNQILTSISQIERLQLIAQGVDQDSIPDVTTSKLITRGSTESTRTSTSFFGSFTSQTPAQSAASKFHNQHLSPEVARLLVKTDLEVAIDKVFTNSANLNGGSIVDFVKALSEVAKGEIDSSGQSANPRTFSLQKFVDICYYNMNRIRLEWSQLWATMGETFNALGCHSNPSISFFALDSLRQLSMRFFEIEELANFKFQKQFLKPFEYVIIHNRSLEVKDMVLECINNMILARASQIKSGWKTIFNVLTAAAKENKEALVTKSYKMAIWINKEYVEEVKRQDSFSDLVVCFTTLTKNEKYQRISLLSLDVLSKLIHEIAQYSLFDKDNDYADHPDRGESLQKLWFPVLLGFYDIIMTGEELEVRSRALNNLFDLIMKYGKYFDQDFWNMISRELLFPMFQVLGNHWELSLDELNDNLSVWLSTTLIQALKSMINLFTNYFTELSHMLNEYLKLIISCICQENDTIARIGRECLTTLLIDNASKFNTTQWDEISEAFASLFELTTAKELFTLDPLYEGNEDSLSITGNGDEDSTLKKELLDDNEVRLKKSREKSSIVVKSVLQLLLIQTLSELFENDSFYDSIPFDQLAKLADYLNSSYQFAKSFNDNYDLRVRLWNAGVIERLPNLLKQESSSSAVYINIMFRLYCDDEKVSPGDKKTILTKLHALCVSIVENYLKFDETNQQRNISTWKPVIIEIYEGYVELDDGDFKNYGPAMYKLILDLMSKNLASDLRVAIRAFLARIGVDFLKI; translated from the coding sequence ATGACAGAGAAACAAGAAGGAACCGGTAATGGGTTTAAGGAGAAGCCAATAGATagaaaagaatcaaatcagATCGCTAGCGATCCCAGGGAGGAGGATACTAACAGAGAAATTGGAGACGGCACCAGGGAAACTGAATCCACCGAGAATGGAACTAGCAAAAATCAGCAAAATGATACATTGAGAGGTGAGAAAACAAACAGCGTGGCTGCTTCTGATGAAACTCCCAATGATAATGAGTCGACACGAAATGACAACAATTTAGAAACCAACAATGTCAACGTAACTATCGTACAATCAACACCGGTAGGGACAGCCGCCAGTAGTCCAATTGTTTCCCAGTCCCCGGCAAATGCTAATCACAGACGACAAACCTCGGTGTTGTCATTCGCTTCCAGTGCAACTGTGGATAACTCACagattttcaagaaaagcTTCGATTCTATATTGGAGTCTAAAGAAGCGAAAAAAAACGAGCAACTTAGAGCTTCAATACAGCGTGCACTTGATTATTTGAACAGAACCGAAGAGAAAGAGCCATACGTTATATTCAATGCGCTAAAAGCTTGCTGCGATACCAATAGTATTGAGTTAAAGTCGAAAGCAGTCGATTTATTTGCAAAACTATTTGATTACactcaatttgatgatacattggagaaaaagaagcTCACTGATGACTCGGTGAATGTTATTTCATCCTGTTTTGAAGGTGAAGGAACAGATCCAGAGTTGGAGTTGCAGGTAGTTAGGGCGTTAATGCACTCGATACTTTTGATGCCATGTCACGGAGCATCATTATTGCAAGCGGTAAGACAAATCTACAATGTGTTTATCTTCTCCTTAACAGCTAGAAACCAGGCCATTGCCCAAGGAATCTTGACACAAGTGATTGGGGCAATTTTTTCTCGAGTTGAAGAGTCGAGAAAGTCTCGAAGTCAAAGCACAAACGCttcaaagttgaattttgaatccATTGAAAATGTGAACCTTCCAGACGATAAAGAAGAGGAGAGATTAACGTTGTCGCAGTTGGAAAGAATTAACGATTCCTTAAACGACAACGATAGAGTGAATGAAGCAAATAGTGCCACAGAAGATGACCAGGACTTGGAGGTGAAAGATGCATTTTTGGTATTTAGAGCTATGTGTAAGCTCTCTATCAAAACTTTAGACTCCACTACAATTGACATGAAGTCACACTCAGTGAGATCAAAACTTTTGTCACTACACATCATTCACACTATACTCAAAGAGCATATCGAGATCTTTTTGAGCCACGATGTGGTAATTTTATCACCAAATGCTAACGAAAAAGTGCGATTGATAAATGCCGTGAGACAATACATCAATTTAGCATTATCTAAAAATGCTGCATCCGATTTAGCTCCAGTGTTTGAGTTATCATTGGAGATTTTCTGGATAATCATCTCCAATTTGCGATCCGAGTTCAAGAGAGAGATTCCTGTGTTTTGGGATGAAATTTATTTCCCAGTTGCTGAAATGAAGACTTCGAGTCCTCACCAAAAGCGTTACTTATTGGCGATCATCGAAAGGATTTGTAATGATTCTAGATGCATTATTGAATTCTATCTCAACTACGATTGCGACAGCAATATGCCTAATATGTGCGAAAAGATTATTGATTACTTGACCAAACTTTCATTACAACGCGTGGAGGTCACGCCTCAACAAAAACTCGCTTTCAGGGAAAACAGGAGGAACGGTATAGCAGTTTATGATGTTGGCAAAGTGGCAAACTTGACAAGCAGCACAATGTCATCCAAGCCACCAGAGCCAACTGTTTATTCGTTGTTTCCTTTGGAGTATGCTCTAAAGATGACATCAATCAGCTGCTCAGTTGCTTTCTTGCGTTCGTTACATTCATGGGCACAAAAGGGTATGCTGAATTCCAATAAATTGAGTATAATGGAACAAGGTAGTGACTCATACTTGTCATTGAATCGTAATCGTTCCGATTCGAATAATACCTCGCTGAATGTCACAAGAAATACCTCGTTCGTCAATGGCGATGACTTGAACAAAACAGAGACCgataaaattgaacaatttgaaaaccagaaacaaagaaagaagattCTACTTGAGGGAATCAAGCAGTTCAACCAAAAGGCCAAAAAAGGAATCAGGTATTTTATAGACAAGGGGTTCATCAAGTCGGATTCTCCCGAGGACATCGCAAGGTTTCTTTTGGAAACTGATGGCCTCGACAAGGCTACCATCGGTGAATATCTTGGTGAAGGTGATGATAAAAATATTTCCATCATGCACGCATTTGTGGATCAGAtggattttgaaaatgccGAGTTCGTTGATGCAATGAGGCGATTCTTGCAATCCTTCAGGTTACCAGGAGAAGCGCAAAAGATTGATCGATTCTTGTTAAAGTTTGCCGAACGTTATGTCAAGGGAAACCCCCGAATTTTTGCAAACGCTGACACAGCATACGTACTAGGGTACTCCGTGATTATGCTCAATACTGATCTTCACTCGCCCCAAATTAAAAATAGGATGAatcttgataattttgTGATGAACAATTCAGGTATAGATGATGGAAAGGATTTACCTAGAGACTTGTTACAGAGGATATATGacgaaattttgaataatgagATTAAGTTGCAATCTGAACAACACGCTGCCCTCATTGCAGGTGACATACAAATCGCCCCATCTTCTCAGTCTATTGGGTTCTTTGGAGGCCGTGATCTAGCTCGTGAAGCTTATATGTTCGCGTCAAAAGAAATGTCAACGAAAACcgaaaaattgatgaaaagtcTAGGAAAGAAAGCCAAAGTTGACGACCAAGATGTCATGTTTTACGCAGCTACCAGTGTTTTACACGTGAAGTCTATCTTTGATACGTTATGGATGTCAATACTAGCAGGATTAACGCCTCCCTTCAAAGAATATGACGATGATGTAGTCACAAAGGCTTGTTTGGAGGGAATCAAGTTGTCAATTCGTATTGCCTGCATGTTCGACTTGGACTATGCAAGAGCATCATTTATAGGTGCCTTAgttcaattccaaaatttgagCAACTTTGAGGagatgaaacaaaagaatgttGACGCCATTTATATTATGTTGGACTTGGCTGTCTCAGAGGGTGATCACTTGGGTGCTGCATGGAACCAAATATTGACATCTATTTCCCAAATTGAACGATTACAATTGATTGCACAAGGAGTGGACCAGGATTCCATACCTGACGTTACAACTTCTAAGCTCATAACCCGAGGATCTACAGAGAGCACAAGGACAAGCACAAGTTTCTTTGGCTCATTTACATCACAAACTCCTGCACAATCTGCTGCAAGTAAGTTTCATAATCAGCATCTTTCTCCCGAGGTTGCGAGATTATTAGTCAAGACTGATTTAGAAGTGGCAATCGATAAAGTATTCACCAATAGTGCTAATTTGAACGGAGGCagtattgttgattttgtcaaaGCATTATCCGAGGTTGCCAAGGGTGAGATAGATTCATCAGGACAAAGTGCCAACCCAAGAACGTTTTCCTTACAGaagtttgttgatatttgttATTACAACATGAATAGAATTCGTTTGGAGTGGTCACAACTTTGGGCAACTATGGGCGAAACATTTAATGCATTAGGGTGTCATTCGAATCCGTCGATTCTGTTTTTTGCATTGGACTCGTTGAGGCAACTTTCGATGAggttttttgaaattgaagagttggCAAACTTTAAATTCCAGAAGCAATTTCTTAAACCGTTTGAGTATGTGATCATACATAATCGATCGTTAGAAGTAAAAGACATGGTGCTTGAatgtatcaacaacatGATACTAGCCAGGGCTTCCCAAATCAAGTCGGGTTGGAAAACTATATTCAATGTTCTTACAGCTGCcgcaaaagaaaacaagGAAGCCTTGGTGACGAAGAGCTATAAAATGGCCATTTGGATTAACAAAGAGtatgttgaagaagtgAAAAGGCAGGACTCATTTTCAGATTTGGTTGTTTGTTTTACTACATTGACCAAGAATGAAAAGTATCAAAGAATTAGTTTATTGTCGCTAGAtgttttatcaaagttGATTCATGAAATTGCACAATACAGCTTGTTTGACAAAGACAATGACTATGCCGATCATCCTGACCGGGGTGAGTCATTACAGAAGCTTTGGTTCCCTGTTTTGCTTGGTTTTTATGACATCATCATGACTGGCGAAGAGTTAGAAGTAAGGTCAAGAGCgttgaacaatttgtttgacTTGATCATGAAATACGGAAAGTACTTTGATCAAGATTTTTGGAATATGATTAGTCGTGAGTTGTTATTCCCCATGTTCCAAGTTTTAGGTAATCATTGGGAATTGAGTTTAGATGAGTTGAACGATAATTTATCGGTGTGGTTATCCACTACACTTATCCAAGCCTTGAAAAGTATGATCAACTTATTTACAAACTATTTTACAGAGTTGAGTCATATGTTGAATGAgtatttgaagttgatcaTATCATGTATTTGCCAAGAGAATGATACCATTGCAAGAATAGGACGCGAATGTCTCACCACGTTGTTGATTGACAATGCATCCAAGTTTAATACCACACAATGGGACGAAATATCGGAAGCGTTTGCAAGTTTATTTGAACTCACCACTGCCAAAGAATTATTTACATTGGATCCATTATATGAAGGAAATGAGGATAGTCTCTCGATTACTGGAAATGGAGATGAGGACTCCactttgaagaaagagcTACTCGATGACAATGAGGTtagattgaaaaaatccAGAGAAAAGTCTTCAATAGTTGTAAAGAGtgttttgcaattgctTTTGATTCAGACGTTGTCGGAGTTGTTCGAAAATGATTCGTTTTACGATAGCATTCCGTTTGACCAGTTAGCAAAGTTGGCAGATTATTTGAATAGTTCTTACCAATTCgcaaaatcattcaatgaCAACTATGATTTGAGGGTTCGGTTGTGGAATGCTGGAGTTATAGAGCGATTGCCAAATCTCTTAAAGCAAGAGTCATCATCGTCCGCAGTCTACATCAATATAATGTTTCGCTTGTACTGTGATGACGAAAAAGTATCACCAGGGGACAAGAAGACGATTTTAACGAAATTGCATGCATTATGTGTTTCTATTGTTGAGAATtacttgaaatttgatgagactaatcaacaaagaaatattAGTACTTGGAAGCCAGTTATCATCGAAATTTATGAAGGGTATGTCGAGTTGGATGATGGggatttcaaaaattatGGTCCTGCTATGTAtaagttgattttggatttaATGTCGAAGAATTTGGCGAGTGACTTGAGAGTTGCAATTAGAGCATTTTTAGCAAGGATCGGTGTTGATTTCCTAAAGATTTAG
- a CDS encoding Fas2 alpha subunit of fatty-acid synthase, with the protein MKPEIEQELSHTLLTELLAYQFASPVRWIETQDVFLKQHNTERVIEIGPSPTLAGMASRTIKAKYQSYDAALSLQRQVLCYSKDAKEIYYTPDPIEPPATEEPKAESAKEPAPAVASAATSSVPPPPAPSAGPVESIPDEPVKASLLIHVLVAQKLKKPLDAVPMSKAIKDLVNGKSTVQNEILGDLGKEFGSTPEKPEETPLEELAEQFQDTFSGSLGKTSTSLIGRLMSSKMPGGFSITTARKYLESRFGLGPGRQDSVLLTALCNEPASRLGSEADAKSFLDSMAQKYASHAGISLSSPSAGGASSGAGAAVVDSAALDALTAENKKLARQQLETLARYLQVDLSKGEKAFIKEKEATSVLQQELDLWEAEHGEFYAKGIKPVFSPLKSRTYDSYWNWARQDVLSMWFDIIFGKLTSVDRETINQCIQIMNRANPTLIKFMQYHVDLCPTYRGETYKLGKRLGEQLIENCKQVLGQNPVFKDVSRITGPKTTVSAKGDIVYEEANKDSVRKFEQYVFEMAQGGSMTKMKQSTIQEDLARVYKAISKQASRDSKLELQKVYDQLLKVVAGSTEIETEQTTQDALAIPTGSNTPTEEDELSTASDDDEIASLPDKTSIIQPVSSTIPNKTIPFLHIQSKSESGNWEYDRKLSSIYLDGLESAAINGLTFKNKYVLVTGAGAGSIGAEILQGLISGGAKVIVTTSRYSKKVTEYYQNMYARYGAAGSTLIVVPFNQGSKQDVDSLVDYIYNDSKKGGLGWDLDVIIPFAAIPENGNGIDNIDSKSEFAHRIMLTNLLRLLGAVKSRKTTDTRPAQCILPLSPNHGTFGFDGLYSESKISLETLFNRWYSEDWGTKLTICGAIIGWTRGTGLMSANNIIAEGIEKLGVRTFSQKEMAFNILGLLTPEIVNLCQEEPVMADLNGGLQFIDNLKEFTSKLRNDLTETADIRRAVSIESAIEQKVINGENVDSNYNKVTVQPRANMKFDFPTLKSYDEIKQIAPDLEGMLDLENVVVVTGFAEVGPWGNARTRWEMESKGEFSLEGAIEMAWIMGMIKYHNGNLKGKPYSGWIDAKTQTPIDDKDIKAKYEEEILEHSGIRLIEPELFNGYDPKKKQMIQEVVIQHDLEAFECSKETAEQYKHEHGEKCEISEIEESGEYSVRILKGATLFIPKALRFDRLVAGQIPTGWDARTYGIPEDTINQVDPITLYVLVATVEALLSAGITDPYEFYKYVHVSEVGNCSGSGMGGVSALRGMFKDRYADKPVQNDILQESFINTMSAWVNMLLLSASGPIKTPVGACATAVESVDIGIETILSGKAKVVMVGGYDDFQEEGSYEFANMNATSNAINEFKHGRTPKEMSRPTTTTRNGFMEAQGSGIQVIMSADLAVKMGVPIHAVLAMSATATDKIGRSVPAPGKGILTTAREHHGNLKYPSPLLNIKYRKRQLSKRLDQVKSWESSELNYLQEEAELAKEEFGEEFSEAEFLRERAEEIYRESKRQVADAKKQWGNSFYKSDPRIAPLRGALATFNLTIDDIGVASFHGTSTVANDKNESATIDNMMKHLGRSEGNPVFGVFQKYLTGHPKGAAGAWMLNGAIQILESGIVPGNRNADNVDKVLEQYEYVLYPSRSIQTDGIRAVSVTSFGFGQKGAQAVVVHPDYLYAVLDRSTYEDYAKRVTARNKKTYRYMHNAITRNTMFVAKDKAPYTDELTTDVYLDPLARVSKTKNEFAFSKKSLQSDKSYVSDISNATAKALSSLNKSSKGVGVDVELLSELNIENETFLERNFTPEEIKYCQSTSNPQASFTGTWSAKEATFKALGVKSQGGGASLKEIEVVRDSNGAPKVIFNGDAKTAAKAAGVKNVHVSISHDDFQATAVALSEF; encoded by the coding sequence ATGAAGccagaaattgaacaagaattaTCGCACACTTTGTTGACTGAGTTGTTAGCATATCAATTTGCTTCACCAGTTAGATGGATCGAAACTCAAGATGTCTTCTtaaaacaacacaacactGAAAgagttattgaaattgggcCATCTCCTACTTTGGCCGGAATGGCTTCAAGAACTATCAAGGCTAAGTATCAATCATATGATGCAGCATTATCGTTGCAGCGTCAAGTTTTGTGCTACTCCAAAGATGCTAAGGAAATCTACTATACTCCTGATCCAATTGAGCCACCAGCCACTGAAGAGCCAAAAGCCGAATCCGCAAAAGAACCAGCGCCTGCAGTTGCACTGGCCGCTACATCTAGTGTACCACCTCCACCAGCACCTTCTGCTGGTCCAGTTGAATCAATCCCTGATGAACCGGTTAAAGCTTCCTTGTTGATACACGTTTTGGTGGCacagaaattgaagaaaccTTTGGATGCCGTTCCTATGTCAAAAGCAATCAAGGATTTGGTGAATGGTAAATCTACtgttcaaaatgaaattttgggAGATTTGGGTAAAGAATTTGGCTCTACTCCAGAGAAACCAGAAGAAACCCCATTGGAGGAACTAGCAGAACAGTTCCAAGATACCTTCTCCGGATCATTGGGAAAGACATCTACTTCATTGATTGGTAGATTAATGTCATCAAAGATGCCTGGTGGATTTTCCATCACCACTGCAAGGAAATATTTAGAGTCAAGATTTGGTTTGGGACCAGGTAGGCAAGATTCAGTCTTGTTAACCGCTTTATGTAACGAACCAGCTAGTAGATTGGGATCTGAAGCTGATGCCAAGTCCTTCTTGGATTCAATGGCTCAAAAATACGCATCCCATGCAGGAATTTCATTGTCATCGCCTTCCGCAGGAGGTGCAAGTTCTGGTGCAGGAGCAGCGGTTGTTGATAGCGCCGCTTTGGATGCATTAACTGCTGAAAATAAGAAGTTGGCTAGACAACAATTAGAAACCTTGGCTAGGTACCTCCAAGTTGATTTGAGCAAAGGTGAAAAGGCTTTCATCAAGGAAAAGGAGGCTACTTCAGTATTGcaacaagaattggatttgTGGGAGGCTGAACATGGCGAGTTTTACGCAAAGGGTATCAAGCCTGTATTTTCACcattgaaatcaagaaCTTATGATTCATACTGGAACTGGGCTAGACAAGATGTGTTGTCGATGTGGTTTGACAtcatatttggaaaattaACCTCTGTCGACAGAGAAACCATCAACCAGTGTATACAGATTATGAATAGAGCTAACCCaactttgatcaaatttatgCAATACCACGTTGATCTTTGTCCTACTTATAGAGGAGAAACTTACAAATTAGGAAAGAGATTGGGtgaacaattgattgaaaactGTAAGCAAGTTTTGGGCCAAAATCCAGTTTTCAAAGATGTTAGTAGAATTACTGGGCCAAAGACTACAGTCAGTGCTAAAGGTGACATTGTTTATGAGGAAGCAAACAAGGATTCTGTTAGAAAATTCGAGCAAtatgtttttgaaatggcACAAGGGGGTTCTATGACGAAGATGAAACAATCTACTATCCAAGAAGATTTGGCTAGAGTTTATAAGGCAATTTCGAAGCAAGCTTCTAGAGATAGCAAATTGGAATTACAAAAAGTGTATgaccaattgttgaaggttGTTGCTGGTTCTACTGAGATTGAAACAGAACAAACTACCCAAGATGCTTTGGCAATTCCAACTGGCTCCAACACTCCTACGGAGGAGGACGAGTTATCAACTGCCTCTGATGACGATGAGATTGCATCTTTGCCTGATAAGACGTCCATAATACAGCCTGTATCCTCAACCATTCCAAACAAGACAATCCCATTCTTGCATATTCAGAGTAAATCAGAGAGTGGAAACTGGGAATATGATCGTAAATTGTCTTCCATCTACTTGGACGGTTTGGAATCTGCCGCTATTAATGGTTTGACTTTCAAGAACAAGTATGTATTGGTCACAGGAGCTGGTGCTGGATCCATTGGTGCCGAAATCTTACAAGGATTGATCAGTGGTGGTGCTAAAGTAATTGTAACCACATCTCGTTACTCAAAGAAGGTTACAGAGTATTACCAAAACATGTATGCTCGTTACGGTGCTGCTGGATCTACCTTGATTGTAGTTCCATTCAATCAAGGTTCTAAGCAAGATGTTGACTCCTTGGTTGATTACATCTATAACGACTCCAAGAAAGGTGGTTTGGGTTGGGATTTGGACGTCATTATTCCATTTGCCGCTATCCCAGAAAACGGTAATGGTATCGACAACATCGACTCGAAATCAGAGTTTGCTCACAGAATCATGTTGACAAATCTTTTGAGATTGTTGGGTGCAGTCAAATCCAGAAAGACAACCGATACCAGACCAGCTCAATGTATCTTGCCATTATCACCAAATCACGGTacttttggatttgatggATTGTACTCTGAATCAAAGATTTCTTTGGAGACTTTGTTCAACAGATGGTACTCTGAAGATTGGGGAACAAAATTGACCATTTGTGGTGCTATCATTGGTTGGACAAGAGGTACTGGTTTAATGAGTGCAAACAACATTATTGCTGAGGGTATTGAAAAGTTGGGAGTTAGAACTTTTTcacaaaaagaaatggcATTCAACATTTTGGGTTTGTTAACACCAGAGATTGTTAACTTGTGTCAAGAGGAGCCGGTTATGGCCGATTTGAATGGTGGTTTGCAATTTATTGACAACCTTAAGGAATTCACTTCTAAATTAAGAAATGATTTGACTGAAACTGCAGACATTAGAAGAGCCGTTTCGATTGAGTCAGCTATCGAACAAAAGGTCATCAATGGTGAAAATGTTGATTCAAACTACAACAAGGTCACTGTTCAACCAAGAGCAAACATGAAGTTTGATTTCCcaactttgaaatcttATGACGAAATCAAGCAAATTGCACCAGACTTGGAGGGTATGTTGGACTTGGAAAATGTTGTGGTGGTTACAGGATTTGCTGAAGTTGGACCATGGGGTAACGCAAGAACCAGATGGGAGATGGAATCTAAAGGTGAATTCTCACTTGAAGGTGCCATTGAGATGGCTTGGATCATGGGTATGATCAAGTACCACAATGGCAATTTGAAAGGAAAGCCTTACTCTGGTTGGATTGACGCAAAGACCCAAACACCAATTGACGATAAGGATATCAAGGCCAAGtacgaagaagaaattttggaacATTCTGGTATAAGATTAATTGAACCAGAGTTATTTAACGGCTATGatccaaagaagaagcaaatgATTCAAGAAGTTGTTATTCAACACGATTTGGAAGCATTTGAATGCTCTAAGGAGACAGCTGAGCAATACAAACATGAACATGGTGAAAAATGTGAAATTTCAGAAATTGAGGAAAGCGGTGAGTATAGTGTTAGAATCTTGAAAGGTGCTACGTTGTTTATTCCAAAGGCCTTGAGGTTCGACAGGTTGGTTGCAGGTCAAATTCCTACTGGTTGGGATGCCCGTACCTACGGTATTCCAGAGGATACAATCAACCAAGTTGACCCAATCACTTTGTATGTTTTGGTTGCTACAGTCGAAGCATTGTTATCAGCTGGTATCACTGATCCATACGAATTCTACAAGTATGTTCACGTTTCTGAAGTTGGTAATTGTTCAGGTTCAGGTATGGGTGGTGTCAGTGCATTGAGAGGTATGTTTAAAGACAGATATGCTGACAAACCAGTCCAAAACGATATTTTGCAGGAGTCTTTTATCAATACGATGTCTGCATGGGTTAATATGTTGTTATTGTCTGCTTCAGGTCCTATCAAGACACCGGTTGGTGCTTGTGCTACTGCCGTTGAATCAGTTGACATTggtattgaaacaattttgtcaGGTAAGGCTAAGGTTGTCATGGTTGGTGGTTATGACGattttcaagaagaagGCTCTTACGAATTCGCCAACATGAATGCCACTTCCAATGCCATTAATGAATTCAAGCACGGCAGAACACCAAAGGAAATGTCTAGaccaaccacaacaacaagaaatggTTTCATGGAAGCTCAAGGTTCAGGTATTCAAGTTATTATGTCAGCAGATTTGGCAGTTAAAATGGGTGTTCCTATTCACGCTGTTTTGGCCATGTCAGCAACGGCAACCGACAAGATTGGAAGATCAGTTCCTGCCCCAGGAAAGGGTATCTTAACCACTGCAAGAGAACATCATGGAAACTTGAAATACCCAAGTCCATTGTTGAACATCAAATATAGAAAGAGACAATTGTCCAAGAGATTGGACCAAGTCAAGTCTTGGGAATCTTCTGAACTCAACTACTTACAAGAAGAAGCCGAATTGGCAAAGGAGGAATTTGGTGAGGAATTTTCGGAAGCTGAATTTTTGAGAGAAAGGGCAGAGGAGATTTACAGAGAGTCCAAGAGGCAAGTGGCTGATGCTAAGAAACAATGGGGTAACTCTTTCTACAAGTCTGACCCTAGAATTGCTCCATTGAGAGGGGCTTTGGCTACATTTAATTTGACGATTGATGATATCGGAGTAGCTTCCTTCCATGGTACTTCCACTGTTGCAAATGACAAGAATGAATCAGCAACCATTGACAATATGATGAAACATTTGGGTAGATCAGAAGGAAACCCAGTGTTTGGTGTATTCCAAAAGTACTTAACCGGTCATCCAAAAGGTGCTGCCGGTGCTTGGATGTTGAATGGTGCTATCCAAATCTTAGAGTCTGGTATCGTTCCAGGTAATAGAAATGCTGATAACGTTGACAAAGTCTTGGAACAATACGAGTATGTTTTGTATCCATCTAGATCTATTCAAACAGATGGTATTAGGGCAGTCTCAGTTACATCCTTCGGTTTCGGTCAAAAAGGTGCTCAAGCTGTTGTTGTCCATCCAGATTACTTGTATGCGGTATTGGACAGGTCAACTTATGAAGACTACGCTAAGAGAGTTACAGCTAGAAACAAAAAGACCTATCGTTACATGCATAATGCTATTACCAGGAATACGATGTTTGTTGCCAAAGACAAGGCTCCTTACACTGATGAGTTGACCACGGATGTGTACTTGGATCCATTGGCTAGAGtttcaaagacaaaaaatGAGTTTGCTTTTTCGAAGAAGTCTCTCCAATCAGATAAATCATATGTGAGTGACATTTCAAATGCCACCGCGAAGGCTTTATCAtctttgaacaaatcaTCCAAGGGAGTTGGTGTGGACGTCGAGTTGTTGTCCGAGTTGaacattgaaaatgaaaccTTTTTGGAAAGGAACTTCACTCCCGAGGAGATCAAGTATTGTCAAAGTACCTCCAACCCACAAGCCTCATTTACTGGAACTTGGTCGGCAAAGGAGGCCACATTCAAAGCCTTGGGTGTGAAATCTCAAGGCGGTGGCGCAAGtttgaaggaaattgaagttgttaGGGATAGCAATGGAGCACCAAAAGTTATTTTTAATGGAGATGCGAAGACAGCTGCAAAAGCTGCAGGAGTCAAGAATGTCCATGTTTCCATTTCCCACGACGACTTCCAAGCCACTGCCGTTGCTCTCAGTGAATTTTAA